In Nocardia sp. NBC_00403, one DNA window encodes the following:
- a CDS encoding aldo/keto reductase → MVGKAIADLPEADRPYIFTKAGLVWNPDDPQAAPRRIMKPASVRREVEDSLRRLGVDHIDLYQVHYPDTGESLEYAGGGFGAVSPN, encoded by the coding sequence GTGGTCGGCAAGGCCATCGCCGACCTGCCCGAGGCCGACCGGCCCTACATCTTCACCAAGGCCGGGCTGGTCTGGAACCCGGACGACCCGCAGGCCGCACCGCGCCGGATCATGAAGCCTGCCAGCGTCCGCCGCGAGGTCGAGGACTCGCTGCGGCGGCTGGGTGTCGACCACATCGACCTGTACCAGGTGCACTATCCCGACACCGGCGAATCGCTGGAGTACGCCGGTGGCGGCTTCGGCGCCGTCTCGCCCAACTGA